One Desulfopila inferna genomic window carries:
- the sugE gene encoding quaternary ammonium compound efflux SMR transporter SugE produces MAWIYLVVAGLFECGWAVGLKYTEGFTKLIPSLLVVTAMGISLWLLSVSMKTIPVGTAYAVWTGIGAVGVAIMSMFLFGESRDVMRIVCLLLIVSGIFGLRLVSS; encoded by the coding sequence ATGGCATGGATTTATTTGGTAGTCGCTGGTTTATTTGAGTGCGGATGGGCGGTAGGACTCAAATATACTGAAGGTTTTACAAAACTCATTCCATCGCTTCTGGTCGTTACCGCTATGGGTATTAGTCTCTGGCTATTGTCTGTTTCAATGAAGACAATTCCAGTTGGTACTGCATATGCTGTATGGACTGGCATTGGTGCAGTGGGAGTGGCAATAATGAGTATGTTTCTATTCGGTGAATCACGAGATGTCATGAGAATAGTTTGCTTGTTACTTATCGTATCTGGGATTTTCGGCCTCAGACTAGTTTCATCTTAA
- a CDS encoding aminotransferase class V-fold PLP-dependent enzyme — protein MINALIDRSDYPSLSDHVYLNQASLGLIGQPAVQSMHSFLDNIARHGNLRMTDEEEVGFLESLRQRGARLLNCDTDRLAILSSASELLGQLPFLIRPASSSSIVTVSTDFPALTRPWIRYAAENDCSLRFVDDIATENLTDRLVDCIDSRTTVVAVSSVQFSTGSMVDIPRLREAASRVNARLVVDVTQAAGILKIDSQHWKVDAVVTSGYKWLGGHGGVALAAISPNLLEQDPLLPGWMGTPNPFDFEATKLHFATGARRFTQSTMSYISIAGLTTALDQLLSLSETRLEAHSRTLARRLIKGSYKHRWTPFRALEDASASPHIVTLMHSEYSVEKAIDALHRNRIVCGVRNGRIRISLAPYNNSADIDALIDVLATI, from the coding sequence ATGATTAACGCACTCATAGATCGATCAGATTATCCAAGCCTCAGCGACCATGTCTATCTCAATCAGGCATCATTGGGTCTCATTGGTCAGCCAGCTGTACAGTCAATGCACAGCTTCCTTGACAATATTGCCCGTCATGGCAATCTCAGAATGACCGACGAAGAAGAGGTTGGGTTCTTAGAATCGTTGCGGCAGCGCGGGGCAAGGCTCCTGAATTGCGATACTGATCGACTTGCGATTTTATCAAGCGCCAGCGAATTACTCGGTCAACTTCCCTTTTTGATCCGCCCTGCATCCAGCAGTTCTATTGTTACCGTATCGACAGATTTCCCGGCCCTTACCCGCCCTTGGATTCGATATGCGGCGGAAAATGATTGCTCCCTTCGTTTTGTCGATGACATCGCAACAGAGAATCTCACAGATAGACTCGTCGACTGTATCGATAGTCGTACAACCGTTGTAGCGGTCAGCTCTGTTCAGTTCTCCACTGGATCCATGGTTGATATTCCCCGGTTGCGCGAAGCAGCTTCTCGTGTAAACGCCAGGTTAGTTGTCGACGTAACCCAAGCGGCAGGAATCCTGAAGATAGATTCGCAACATTGGAAGGTTGATGCGGTTGTCACCAGTGGCTATAAGTGGTTGGGCGGTCATGGTGGCGTTGCGCTTGCGGCAATATCTCCCAATTTGCTTGAGCAAGACCCACTACTTCCAGGTTGGATGGGCACCCCCAATCCTTTCGATTTTGAAGCCACAAAGCTGCATTTCGCCACCGGTGCACGGCGCTTTACACAGTCAACGATGTCCTACATTTCCATAGCTGGTCTCACAACGGCACTTGATCAATTGTTGTCTTTGAGCGAAACTCGACTTGAAGCGCATTCACGCACCCTCGCACGCAGGCTGATCAAGGGTTCATACAAACACCGATGGACGCCGTTTCGGGCGTTGGAAGACGCGTCTGCTTCACCCCATATAGTCACGCTTATGCACTCAGAATATTCAGTGGAAAAAGCAATAGATGCATTGCATCGCAACCGTATCGTTTGTGGAGTTCGTAACGGTCGCATCAGGATTTCGCTCGCGCCTTATAACAATAGTGCTGATATTGATGCATTGATTGATGTGTTAGCTACTATCTAA